The bacterium genome contains a region encoding:
- a CDS encoding PEP-CTERM sorting domain-containing protein, producing MLRRRLRTAQQRVRTIHLALAPLALLGTLFLAAPGAALVIDFEAAPNGSDAASFDWGGVAVSSALVLDETTIEALTLHSAVGTWATSGSQGLFNSLAPDLSFTSAVPFTAFSLSFLSLPRPDQGYYQLLAQLWSNGQLVDEFLSDGQTTGDSGLHEGVFSASGFQADRLVIQAVEQTSCALCLQPPLAVRDSFFVDDLQLQTVPEPATAMILLLGAAGVAARARRLR from the coding sequence ATGCTGAGACGACGGCTGAGAACCGCCCAACAGCGGGTCCGAACCATCCACCTTGCTCTGGCGCCTCTGGCGCTATTGGGAACGTTGTTTCTCGCCGCTCCCGGGGCGGCTCTCGTGATCGATTTCGAGGCGGCGCCGAACGGTTCCGACGCCGCTTCGTTCGATTGGGGCGGGGTCGCAGTCAGCTCCGCGCTGGTCCTCGACGAGACCACCATCGAGGCCCTCACGCTCCATTCAGCGGTTGGGACCTGGGCGACCTCCGGCAGTCAGGGCCTGTTCAACAGTCTCGCTCCGGATTTGAGCTTCACGTCGGCCGTTCCGTTCACGGCGTTCTCGCTCAGCTTTCTCAGTCTCCCCAGGCCAGATCAGGGGTACTACCAGTTGCTCGCCCAGCTCTGGTCGAATGGTCAGCTGGTCGACGAGTTCCTGAGCGATGGGCAGACGACCGGTGACAGCGGTCTGCACGAAGGCGTCTTCTCCGCCAGCGGCTTTCAGGCCGATCGCCTGGTGATCCAGGCCGTCGAGCAGACGAGCTGTGCTCTCTGCCTCCAGCCGCCTCTCGCTGTCCGCGACAGTTTCTTCGTGGACGATCTGCAGCTCCAGACCGTTCCCGAGCCGGCAACGGCAATGATTCTGCTGCTCGGAGCCGCCGGCGTGGCCGCCCGAGCCAGGAGGCTTCGATGA